The Xanthomonas sontii genome contains a region encoding:
- a CDS encoding NAD+ synthase → MSASLRLAMAQFDFPVGAVVQNTDRIIALIEEARDEYGADVVLFPELAVSGYPPEDLLLRPGFLADCERAVQRIAAQVRGIVAVVGWPQSAGSVVYNAASVLRGGRIERTYRKRELPNYAVFDERRYFDVDPDGENCVFEVKGTPVGLVICEDLWFPEPLAATVRAGAELVLVPNASPYERGKHAQRDALLAERSRESGAALAYLNVVGGQDALVFDGASVVADGDGTVHPAAAAFTDQWLVVEYDTAVRRFAPLRWTDDGDESMDALAWRAVVRGLQDYCAKNRFSKAWLGLSGGIDSALVLAMAVDALGADNVTAVRLPSRYTADLSNDLAADQCRVLGVKLETVAIEPAFEGLLSALGPLFAGTEPDVTEENLQSRSRGVILMALANKFGGLLLTTGNKSEYAVGYATIYGDMCGGYAPLKDLYKTEVFGLAKWRNTVGGAPVIPPAVIARPPSAELRANQTDQDSLPPYDVLDGILYRYVDQEESRDEIVAAGYAAEVVDRVVRLVRISEWKRHQAAPGPKVSRRAFGRERRYPISNGYQA, encoded by the coding sequence ATGTCCGCTTCCCTCCGCCTCGCCATGGCCCAGTTCGATTTCCCGGTTGGCGCCGTCGTCCAGAACACCGACCGGATCATCGCGTTGATCGAGGAGGCGCGCGACGAGTACGGCGCCGACGTGGTGCTGTTCCCGGAGCTGGCGGTCAGCGGTTATCCGCCGGAAGACCTGCTGCTGCGGCCGGGTTTCCTGGCCGACTGCGAGCGCGCGGTGCAGCGCATCGCCGCACAGGTGCGTGGCATCGTCGCGGTGGTCGGCTGGCCGCAGAGCGCCGGCAGCGTGGTCTACAACGCCGCCAGCGTGCTGCGCGGCGGCCGCATCGAGCGCACCTACCGCAAGCGCGAACTGCCCAACTACGCGGTGTTCGACGAGCGCCGCTATTTCGACGTGGACCCGGACGGTGAGAACTGCGTGTTCGAGGTCAAGGGCACGCCGGTCGGCCTGGTGATCTGCGAGGACCTGTGGTTCCCGGAGCCGCTGGCGGCGACCGTGCGGGCAGGCGCGGAACTGGTGCTGGTGCCCAATGCCTCGCCCTACGAGCGCGGCAAGCATGCGCAGCGCGATGCCTTGCTGGCCGAACGCAGCCGCGAGAGCGGCGCGGCGCTGGCCTATCTCAACGTGGTCGGCGGCCAGGACGCGCTGGTGTTCGACGGCGCTTCGGTGGTCGCCGACGGCGACGGCACCGTGCATCCGGCCGCGGCGGCCTTCACCGACCAATGGCTGGTGGTGGAGTACGACACCGCCGTGCGCCGCTTCGCGCCGCTGCGCTGGACCGACGACGGCGACGAGAGCATGGATGCGCTGGCCTGGCGCGCTGTGGTACGCGGGCTGCAGGACTATTGCGCAAAGAATCGCTTTTCCAAGGCCTGGCTGGGCCTGTCCGGCGGCATCGATTCGGCGCTGGTGCTGGCGATGGCGGTGGACGCGCTTGGCGCGGACAACGTCACCGCGGTGCGGCTGCCGTCGCGCTACACCGCCGACCTGTCCAACGACCTGGCCGCGGATCAATGCCGCGTCCTCGGCGTGAAGCTGGAGACGGTGGCGATCGAGCCGGCGTTCGAGGGCCTGCTGAGCGCGCTCGGCCCGCTGTTCGCCGGCACCGAGCCCGACGTCACCGAGGAGAACCTGCAGTCGCGCAGCCGCGGCGTGATCCTGATGGCGCTGGCCAACAAGTTCGGCGGCCTGCTGCTGACCACCGGCAACAAGAGCGAGTACGCGGTGGGCTACGCTACCATCTACGGCGACATGTGCGGCGGCTATGCGCCGCTGAAGGACCTGTACAAGACCGAGGTGTTCGGCCTGGCGAAGTGGCGCAACACGGTCGGCGGTGCGCCGGTGATCCCGCCGGCGGTGATCGCGCGGCCGCCCTCGGCGGAGCTGCGCGCCAACCAGACCGACCAGGATTCGCTACCGCCGTACGACGTGCTCGACGGCATCCTGTACCGCTACGTCGACCAGGAAGAATCACGCGACGAGATCGTCGCCGCCGGCTATGCCGCCGAGGTGGTCGACCGGGTGGTGCGGCTGGTGCGCATCAGCGAATGGAAGCGCCACCAGGCCGCGCCGGGCCCGAAGGTGTCGCGCCGCGCGTTCGGGCGCGAGCGGCGCTATCCGATCAGCAATGGGTATCAGGCCTGA